From Natator depressus isolate rNatDep1 chromosome 7, rNatDep2.hap1, whole genome shotgun sequence, the proteins below share one genomic window:
- the RRP12 gene encoding RRP12-like protein, translated as MGKAGRLRSGAARKLRRWQKGHSSDSNPESRRHRLAARSRFFSRPAEKSDLTVDALKLHNELQSGSVCSELPGQGAQLRMEEDDGPAVSEKSSRTFLSGLSDCTNVTFSKVQRFWESNSAAHREICAVLAAVTEVIRSQGGTESETEYFAALMTTLEAVESPESLAAVAYLLNLVLKRVPGPVLIKKFSDTSKVLMSIMASQAGSGPSSALRWVLSCLATLLRKQDLAAWSYPVTLQVYHGLLSFTVHAKPKVRKEAQHGVCSILKGSEFLFGDTAPTHHPAAQSTARFCVQEIEKSGGTKEATTTLHVLTLLRDLLPCLPLAAVKTCCETLLRVMTLSHVLVTACAMQAFHSLFTAKPGLASLSAELNAQIITALYDYTPSENDLQPLLAWLAVMEKAHSNLARLQRDLCWGHLPRLFTAAVSCLLSPHPQVLVAATQTLKALLSECVAPHMAELGPVSASGPASHVCRMFRAVEEGLTYRFHAAWASVLQVLRAFFETCGKQCHPFMRKCLQSLCDLRHSPHFPHTSELDRAVGAAVASMGPEVLLQAVALEIDGTEETLDFPRSWLLPVIRDHVQGTRLSFFTSYFLPLAATLKSRAVELAQAGKSLESKIYDTLQCQIWTMLPGFCTRPTDLAASFKGLARTLGTAISERADLRLTVCQALRTLISKGCETDAERAEVGRFAKNFLPILFNVYSQPGDAGEGAAHRRSLLDTVRTYLTITEQQMVCGFLEKASEKLTSPESTEFTRLSILDLIVAMAPYTDEPSLGALYRTIQPSLQSKEHGMQKKAYRVLEEVCAAPRLPCQAFVRSHLAELKRDLLGSLQSTASPAKRPRLKCLFHIVKQLTAEHEDFVVALVPEVILCTKEVSVGARKNAFMLLVEMGQAFLRFGPTPQGAMQRFLLLVYAGLTGSVTMVSCTVLALTRLLFQFKDHMGLAVAEQLLQNVCLLLGSRTRDVVKAALGFLKAALLLVDAQLLAKHVQTMLEAVGRLTDDMRRHFRMKLRNLFTKFIRKFGFELVRGLLPTEFHKVLLNIRKAEARSRKQRALKQAVAASEEEVPVQPRGDSVEELLADSDSEEEEGERRGGREQRKQARQKSQAWLKEGEGDEPLNFLDPNVAQRVLATKPGSGRPRGASHDFKVSADGRLVIREGPEDEDDDDEGAKGVDEEMADLMQEVGIRSKKAQKRRFREEVEDEEPEDGTQAHYKAGGSGIHRRLGAGPALGADYKAKKGRGDVKKKGRLDPYAYIPLNRAKLNRRKKAKMQGQFKGLMKGAQRGAQTGRKHRQKERRV; from the exons ATGGGCAAGGCCGGGAGGCTCCGCTCCGGGGCCGCCCGCAAGCTCCGGCGCTGGCAGAAGGGCCACAGCAGCGACAGCAACCCCGAGAGCCGCCGCCACCGCCTGGCCGCCCGCAGCCGCTTCTTCAGCCGGCCCGCGG AGAAGAGCGACCTGACTGTGGATGCCCTGAAGCTGCACAATGAGCTGCAGTCGGGGTCCGTGTGCTCGGAGCTGCCGGGCCAGGGCGCCCAGCTCCGCATGGAGGAGGACGACGGACCCGCTGTCAGCGAGAAGTCCTCGCGCACCTTCCTGAGCGGCTTGAGTGACTGCACCAACGTCACCTTCAGCAAAGTGCAGCGGTTCTGGGAGTCCAACTCCGCGGCGCACAGAGAG ATCTGTGCCGTGCTGGCTGCGGTGACGGAGGTGATCCGCTCACAGGGCGGCACGGAGAGTGAGACCGAGTACTTCGCTGCGCTG ATGACGACGCTGGAGGCTGTGGAGTCGCCGGAGTCGCTGGCTGCTGTCGCCTACCTGCTCAACCTGGTGCTGAAGCG GGTGCCAGGGCCCGTGCTGATAAAGAAGTTCTCTGACACCTCCAAAGTGTTGATGAGCATCATGGCCTCGCAGGCCGGCAGCGGCCCCTCCTCCGCCCTGCGGTGG GTGCTTTCCTGCCTGGCCACACTGCTACGGAAGCAGGACCTGGCAGCCTGGAGCTACCCCGTCACGCTGCAGGTTTACCACGGCTTGCTGAGCTTCACGGTCCACGCCAAGCCCAAG GTGCGGAAGGAAGCCCAGCACGGCGTCTGTTCCATCCTGAAGGGCAGCGAGTTCCTGTTCGGGGACACGGCTCCCACACACCACCCAGCTGCACAGTCCACAGCCCGGTTCTGTGTGCAGGAGATCGAGAAGTCCGGAG GTACCAAGGAGGCCACCACCACCCTGCACGTCCTGACCCTGCTCCGGGACCTgctgccctgcctgcccctggccGCGGTGAAGACCTGCTGCGAGACCCTGCTCCGCGTCATGACCCTCAGCCATGTG CTGGTGACGGCGTGTGCCATGCAGGCCTTCCACAGCCTCTTCACGGCCAAGCCTGGCCTGGCGTCCCTGTCTGCCGAGCTCAATGCCCAGATCATCACC GCCCTGTACGACTACACGCCCAGCGAGaatgacctgcagcccctgctggccTGGCTGGCCGTCATGGAGAAGGCACACAGCAACCTGGCCAG GCTGCAGAGGGACCTGTGCTGGGGACACCTCCCCCGGCTCTTCACAGCTGCCGTgagctgcctcctctccccccacccacaggtGCTGGTGGCCGCGACCCAGACACTCAAG gcTCTGCTGAGCGAGTGCGTTGCTCCCCACATGGCCGAGCTGGGGCCCGTTTCTGCCTCCGGACCTGCCTCCCACGTCTGCAGGATGTTCAG GGCGGTGGAGGAGGGCTTGACGTACCGATTCCACGCGGCGTGGGCCTCCGTGCTGCAGGTGCTGCGGGCCTTCTTCGAGACGTGCGGGAAGCAGTGCCATCCGTTCATGAGGaag TGTCTCCAGTCCCTGTGCGACCTGCGCCACTCCCCACACTTCCCCCACACCAGCGAGCTGGACCGGGcggtgggggctgctgtggccaGCATGGGCCCCGAGGTGCTGCTGCAGGCCGTGGCCCTGGAGATAGACGGCACGGA GGAGACGCTGGATTTCCCCCGCAGCTGGCTCCTGCCGGTGATCCGGGACCACGTCCAGGGCACACGGCTCAGCTTCTTCACCAGCTATTTCCTGCCCCTGGCGGCCACCCTGAAAAGCAGAG ctgtggagctggcgcAGGCCGGGAAGAGTCTGGAGTCCAAGATCTATGACACGCTGCAGTGTCAG ATCTGGACCATGctgccaggcttctgcaccaggcCCACGGACTTGGCAGCCTCCTTCAAAGGGCTGGCACGGACCCTGGGCACGGCCATCAGCGAGCGGGCAGACCTGCGGCTCACCGTCTGCCAGGCCCTGCGCACGCTCATCAGCAAGGGCTGCGAGACAG acGCCGAGCGGGCGGAGGTCGGCCGCTTCGCCAAGAACTTCCTGCCCATCCTGTTCAATGTGTACAGCCAGCCGGGGGACGCTGGGGAGGGTGCAGCCCATCGGCGCTCGTTGCTGGACACCGTCCGCACGTACCTGACAATCACTGAGCAGCAG ATGGTGTGCGGGTTCCTGGAGAAAGCCAGCGAGAAACTGACCAGCCCCGAGAGCACCGAGTTCACCAG GCTCTCCATCCTGGACCTGATAGTGGCCATGGCGCCCTACACCGACGAGCCCTCCCTGGGTGCCCTATACCGCACCATCCAGCCCTCCCTGCAG AGCAAGGAGCACGGCATGCAGAAGAAGGCGTACCGCGTGCTGGAGGAGGTGTGCGCGGCTCCCCGGCTCCCCTGCCAGGCCTTCGTCCGCAGCCACCTGGCGGAGCTGAAGAGAGATCTGCTGGGCTCCCTGCAGAGCACCGCCTCCCCGGCCAAGAGG ccacggcTGAAGTGCCTGTTCCACATTGTGAAGCAGCTGACGGCTGAGCACGAGGACTTCGTTGTGGCTCTGGTCCCAGag GTGATTCTCTGCACCAAGGAGGTGTCGGTGGGGGCCCGCAAGAACGCCTTTATGCTGCTGGTGGAGATGGGGCAGGCCTTCCTCCGCTTTGGCCCCACGCCGCAAG GTGCCATGCAGCGGTTCCTGCTCCTGGTCTACGCGGGGCTGACGGGCTCGGTCACCATGGTCAGCTGCACCGTGCTGGCACTGACCCGCCTCCTCTTCCAGTTCAAAG ATCACATGGGGCTGGCAGTGgcggagcagctgctgcagaacgTCTGCCTGCTGCTGGGCTCGCGCACGCGGGACGTGGTCAAGGCGGCCCTGGGCTTCCTCAAGGCGGCCCTGCTGCTGGTGGACGCCCAGCTGCTGGCCAAGCACGTCCAGACCATG CTGGAGGCCGTGGGGCGCCTGACGGACGACATGCGACGTCACTTCCGCATGAAGCTGAGAAATCTCTTCACCAAGTTCATCCGGAAGTTCGG cttCGAGCTGGTGCGGGGGCTGCTGCCCACCGAGTTCCACAAGGTACTGCTGAACATCCGCAAGGCGGAGGCCCGGAGCCGCAAGCAGCGAGCCCTGAAGCAGGCGGTGGCCGCGAGCGAGGAGGAGGTGCCGGTGCAGCCCAGGGGAGACAG CGTGGAGGAGCTCCTGGCCGACTCAGactcggaggaggaggagggcgagaGGCGTGGCGGCAGAGAGCAGAGGAAGCAGGCACGACAGAAGAGCCAAGCATGGCTCAAGGAGGGCGAAGGGGACGAGCCTCTCAACTTTCTGGACCCCAACGTGGCCCAGAGGGTGTTGG CTACAAAGCCGGGCAGCGGCAGGCCTAGGGGAGCGAGCCATGACTTCAAGGTGTCGGCGGACGGGCGCCTGGTTATCCGCGAGGGCCCCGAGGACGAGGACGACGACGACGAGGGAGCCAAAG GAGTGGATGAGGAGATGGCCGACCTGATGCAGGAAGTGGGGATCCGGAGC AAGAAGGCTCAGAAGCGCCGGTTCCGGGAGGAGGTGGAGGACGAGGAGCCGGAGGACGGGACCCAGGCGCACTACAAAG CTGGAGGCTCCGGCATCCACCGGCGGCTGGGCGCAGGGCCGGCGCTGGGGGCAGACTACAAGGCCAAG AAAGGCCGAGGTGACGTGAAGAAGAAAGGCCGGCTGGACCCCTACGCCTACATCCCGCTGAACAGAGCCAAGCTCAACCGAAG GAAGAAGGCGAAGATGCAGGGACAGTTCAAGGGGCTGATGAAGGGGGCCCAGCGGGGTGCGCAGACCGGCCGCAAGCACCGCCAGAAGGAGCGTCGCGTGTGA